A single Lolium perenne isolate Kyuss_39 chromosome 6, Kyuss_2.0, whole genome shotgun sequence DNA region contains:
- the LOC127305305 gene encoding uncharacterized protein, whose protein sequence is MASDDLFEGLPPPATAAGEDRAASPTPPPPPPPAPPAPRRSALKSSLKRSKPSSDAASSSQPAAPAPATADVAAEGRVPEKRLRFRTHVDASEMQIIEAMQKITSHIGNPSKFSKASKLALQLIEAGSVKPATVGYFFAVLEAAMSSLGACNEPAVRADYQVLFNAAQGVTECFNQQQKNQFDVWMLHAVVANDLSTDDSFVFSKAVGKIKDAISALPVATADDDNDEARALAVAESQSGTTENKADDTVPTAVISSLPDDNNTDAGASNSGEELSDPFGLDDLLEHKSKKSERAREKAVDELNRKAAEEESKRYLRSRREALLKCLDIAARRYRTPWTQTTVDILGKHAYDNVGRFTGRQREAVEKLWNSIKEQQIRRKHGKSASGKLDVNAFERLQEKYSHEKISIRRAVGGAGDRRATQWLG, encoded by the exons ATGGCGTCTGACGACCTCTTCGAAGGCTTGCCACCGCCAGCCACCGCCGCCGGCGAAGATCGTGCGGCCTCCCccacgccgccgcctccgcctcctccagcGCCCCCGGCCCCGAGGCGGTCCGCGctgaagagctccctcaagcgcaGCAAACCCTCCTCGGATGCTGCCTCCTCGTCCCAACCggccgcccccgcccccgccaCCGCCGATGTTGCAGCCGAAGGACGCG TTCCCGAGAAGCGCCTTCGTTTCAGAACTCATGTCGATGCATCAGAAATGCAAATCATTGAAGCTATGCAGAAGATAACTTCACACATAGGGAATCCTTCGAAATTCAGCAAGGCGTCGAAGCTAGCTCTACAGCTCATTGAGGCTGGAAGTGTCAAGCCAGCGACAGTTGGGTACTTCTTTGCTGTATTGGAGGCTGCAATGTCTTCACTGGGAGCTTGTAATGAACCTGCTGTACGTGCAGATTACCAGGTGCTGTTTAATGCTGCCCAGGGTGTAACAGAG TGTTTCAACCAACAGCAGAAAAATCAGTTTGATGTATGGATGCTTCATGCGGTGGTGGCTAATGACCTCAGTACCGATGACAGTTTTGTG TTCTCAAAAGCTGTAGGGAAGATCAAAGATGCCATCTCAGCCCTGCCAGTAGCAACAGCGGACGATGACAATGATGAAGCAAGAGCACTTGCGGTAGCTGAAAGCCAATCTGGCACCACCGAGAATAAAGCAGATGATACAGTGCCAACTGCTGTTATCAGCTCTCTGCCAGATGATAACAACACAGATGCTGGAGCATCCAACTCAGGAGAAGAATTATCTGATCCATTTGGTCTAGATGATCTCCTTGAGCACAAGTCGAAGAAATCCGAGAGGGCTCGAGAGAAGGCGGTCGACGAACTGAACAGAAAAGCGGCCGAGGAGGAGTCCAAGAGATATCTGAGGTCACGGCGGGAGGCCCTCCTTAAATGTCTAGATATTGCCGCTCGGCGGTACAGGACACCGTG GACGCAGACCACCGTCGACATCCTGGGCAAGCATGCCTACGACAACGTGGGCCGGTTCACGGGTCGACAGCGGGAGGCGGTGGAGAAGCTGTGGAACTCGATCAAGGAGCAGCAGATCCGGCGCAAGCATGGCAAGTCGGCGAGCGGGAAGCTGGACGTGAACGCCTTCGAGCGCCTCCAGGAGAAGTACTCCCACGAGAAGATCAGCATCCGGCGTGCCGTTGGCGGTGCGGGAGACCGCCGCGCCACGCAGTGGCTCGGCTAA